Genomic DNA from Enterococcus saccharolyticus subsp. saccharolyticus:
CTTTGCTATTACTACTGTCGCGATGGATGGTGACAAAGTAGCTGCTGTTTTTGTCGATGAGTTCCAATATGTCGACGCTGCTGCGTTTGGTGGCGTGCCTAATTCTGATACAGATTTTGGACAAGGCGTCGCTGCAGGACAAGTCCTAGCTTCTAAAGTAGCCAACAATGAAGCTTACTCCGCTTTGATGAAAGATAAAGCTGGAGCAACCCAAGAATATGCTGTAAATATGCAAGCTGTCGAAGATTTTGCAATTGGGAAAACTGTTGCTGAAATCGAAGTTGCTGTCGGCGAATTAGACAAACAAGGCGAAGACGGAAATCCTGCTGATGTCGTTTCTGGCGCAACGTTTGCCGATACAAAAGGTTATTTACAAGTCATTGCTGATACCGCGAAAAAAGCAGAATAACTCAAAAAAGGCACTATGATAGCAGTAAAAACAACGTAAAAATATCCGAACGATAGAAAATGAGAGATGCTCTTGCGACAAGGACCCACCTGAGCGCAAAAACAACCTCTATCGTTCGGATATTTTACTAATGTTCAAGTTTCTGTCACAGTCCTTTTTTAGTGATTGATATCAACCACTTGAAACGATTGACAAACCAATTCCATGGTTGGCGAAAAGTTTAAACCGTATTGACTGAGTTCCCAGCGAAAGAATCGTTCATGTTCATTGTACCAATAGGCATAACTCAAATCTCCTTCACCTTCAGAAATCGCAAACTCTGCGGTGACCTCATTCATTGGGATAATCGCAATCTTGGTGTATTGAATAACCGCTAAAGGCTGATTGTGACCATCTAAAACAATCGCATAATCCCCTACATTAGGAAATGGCTCGCCTTCAATATCATAGACACATTTTGCAGCACAGGTTCCCGTTTTGATTCCTTGAACCACCAACTGTCCTAGCTCATTGCCCATTTTTTCTGAACCATCGCCAAACATCCAAGCATCCGGAACTTCTTTTGATAAGCCGTGTTTTTGGCTAAATATCTGCCAATATTCCTTACTATCCATAGACCCATCCTCTCATTTTCGTTATAGAATAACAGTTCCTTTCAATGAATACAAGTCTCATTACATCATTAGCGTCGCCAGTAAAGCAATCAAATATAAATGGACTGGATAAAAAACATAGAAAAAATATTTAAAAAATGGATGATTACTTCTTCTCTCCCCATTATACAACGCTAAAAATGGCAAAACGGAAATAAAGAAGAAATCTGAATTCATTGCCAACATATTGAGGGTTGTTTGCCAATCTCCATAATCCACATAACTCATGAAAAATAACAAGATAGCAAAAACAATCCAACAACTATTACGTAGCCAAATGTTATTTCTACCAAAATATGAAATCAGCATAAACGGAACTAGGATCATTCCGCCTTCAGTCATTGGTGAAACAATAATTAAACCCACGATACATGCACTACATAATAAACGTCCC
This window encodes:
- a CDS encoding TraX family protein produces the protein MIFNRNQLKLFMLVLMVFDHISPFVSVETAAVLHVLTRCVGAFFAYMSVEGLFYTRNQEKYLVRLWLAGVGMLLGNQVLNTFVFAPEYAVHNNIFLTLALGTTILYVIQRWQKTHGLGRLLCSACIVGLIIVSPMTEGGMILVPFMLISYFGRNNIWLRNSCWIVFAILLFFMSYVDYGDWQTTLNMLAMNSDFFFISVLPFLALYNGERRSNHPFFKYFFYVFYPVHLYLIALLATLMM
- a CDS encoding ASCH domain-containing protein, coding for MDSKEYWQIFSQKHGLSKEVPDAWMFGDGSEKMGNELGQLVVQGIKTGTCAAKCVYDIEGEPFPNVGDYAIVLDGHNQPLAVIQYTKIAIIPMNEVTAEFAISEGEGDLSYAYWYNEHERFFRWELSQYGLNFSPTMELVCQSFQVVDINH